A stretch of the Paenibacillus dendritiformis genome encodes the following:
- a CDS encoding histidine phosphatase family protein: MAKTTLYLTRHGQTEWNVEERMQGHKDSPLTSLGVLQAEWLQQRLQSVRLDAVYSSSSMRAWRTARIAAGKQQVGIRPMDEFMEINMGLWEGQHIEFIENQFAQQYFHFFNRPDLYQPTGLGETYEQLISRVIPAIDSIISRHQGETVLIVTHRITLKTILGYYGNKTLQELGSLPDIQSASLSKISIENRVPTIEMYGDTSHYQ; encoded by the coding sequence TTGGCAAAGACGACGTTATACTTGACGAGACATGGACAGACGGAATGGAATGTGGAAGAGAGAATGCAGGGACACAAAGATTCGCCTCTTACAAGCTTGGGGGTGCTGCAAGCGGAATGGCTGCAGCAGAGACTGCAGTCGGTGCGGTTGGATGCGGTCTATTCAAGCTCCAGTATGCGGGCATGGAGAACGGCCCGGATCGCCGCAGGCAAGCAGCAGGTCGGCATCAGGCCGATGGATGAATTCATGGAAATCAATATGGGGCTGTGGGAAGGGCAGCATATCGAATTTATCGAGAATCAGTTTGCGCAGCAGTATTTTCATTTTTTCAACCGCCCGGATTTGTATCAGCCAACAGGCTTAGGAGAAACTTATGAGCAATTGATAAGCAGGGTGATCCCCGCTATCGACAGCATCATCTCCAGACACCAGGGCGAGACGGTGCTGATTGTGACTCATCGCATTACCCTGAAGACAATTCTGGGTTACTACGGAAATAAAACATTGCAGGAGCTTGGAAGCCTGCCGGATATCCAATCCGCCAGCCTCAGCAAAATATCGATAGAGAACCGTGTTCCAACCATTGAAATGTACGGGGATACATCTCATTATCAATAG
- the tyrS gene encoding tyrosine--tRNA ligase — protein sequence MNIIDELEWREAINQQTDAEGLRKLVEEQSISLYCGVDPTGDSMHIGHLIPFMMLKRFQLAGHKPVILIGGATGTIGDPSGRQSERSLQTMEQVQANVEALTAQMKKLFLTDGDNQLRMVNNYDWTHQLNVIDFLRDYGKNFSINTMLAKDIVSSRLESGISYTEFSYQILQSMDFLHLYREEGVQLQIGGSDQWGNITSGLDLIRKKEGPEAKAFGLTIPLMLKADGTKFGKTAGGAIWLDPKKTTPYEFYQFWANTDDRDVVKYLKYFTFLDKEAIEALAEKVRTEPHKREAQITLAEEMTRFVHGEEMLAQAKRITAALFSGDIRSLTADEIEQGFKEMPTFEASKESKNIVEWLVDTGIEPSKRQAREDIANGAISLNGERVSELEFVVGAEHAIEGRFIIIRKGKKKYHLVKLV from the coding sequence TTGAATATTATTGATGAACTGGAATGGCGCGAGGCGATTAATCAACAGACGGATGCCGAAGGGCTGCGCAAGCTGGTGGAGGAGCAGTCGATTTCGTTGTACTGCGGGGTGGACCCGACCGGAGACAGCATGCATATCGGGCATCTCATTCCGTTCATGATGCTCAAGCGGTTCCAGTTGGCCGGGCACAAGCCCGTCATTCTGATCGGCGGCGCGACCGGAACGATCGGCGACCCGAGCGGACGGCAATCCGAGCGGTCGCTGCAGACGATGGAGCAGGTGCAGGCGAATGTGGAGGCGCTGACCGCGCAGATGAAAAAGCTGTTCCTGACCGACGGAGACAATCAACTGCGCATGGTGAACAACTATGACTGGACGCATCAGTTGAATGTGATTGACTTTTTGCGCGACTACGGGAAAAATTTCAGCATTAATACGATGCTGGCCAAAGATATTGTGTCAAGCCGCCTGGAGAGCGGGATCTCCTACACGGAATTCTCCTACCAGATCCTGCAATCTATGGACTTCCTGCATCTGTACCGGGAAGAGGGCGTGCAATTGCAAATCGGCGGTTCCGATCAGTGGGGAAATATTACGAGCGGACTGGACTTGATTCGCAAAAAGGAAGGCCCTGAGGCCAAGGCGTTCGGCCTGACGATTCCGCTGATGCTGAAAGCGGACGGCACGAAGTTCGGCAAAACGGCCGGCGGCGCGATCTGGCTCGATCCGAAGAAGACGACGCCGTATGAGTTCTACCAGTTCTGGGCGAACACCGACGACCGCGATGTCGTTAAATATTTGAAATACTTCACCTTCCTCGATAAAGAGGCGATTGAAGCGCTGGCCGAGAAAGTGCGCACCGAGCCGCATAAGCGCGAAGCGCAAATTACGCTGGCCGAAGAAATGACGAGATTCGTTCACGGCGAAGAGATGCTGGCGCAGGCGAAACGAATTACGGCCGCGCTGTTCAGCGGCGATATCCGGTCATTGACGGCGGATGAAATTGAGCAAGGCTTCAAGGAAATGCCGACGTTTGAGGCTTCCAAGGAATCCAAGAATATCGTCGAGTGGCTCGTCGATACAGGCATTGAGCCGTCGAAGCGCCAGGCGCGCGAGGATATTGCCAATGGCGCCATTTCGTTGAACGGCGAGCGGGTGAGCGAGCTGGAATTCGTCGTCGGCGCCGAGCACGCGATTGAAGGACGCTTCATCATTATCCGCAAAGGAAAGAAGAAATATCATTTGGTGAAATTGGTGTAA
- a CDS encoding LysR family transcriptional regulator, which translates to MNLHALKICYTVALTGSVTKAAEKLKISQPAITAQIKKFEKELDVPLFEPKGRGVALTSIGQKIMNPAKRLFALEGQIEAMAEEYRTHRGGKLRIAGTYLATSCLIPRWAAQFKCNHPEIEVQITTANTQDALEQLIHYAADIAICGGESESHSGEVEREELYRDEVWFVVAPGHKYANRHISFRLMMTEPFIMREEGSAIRERLFALCKTYMASPPEIALQFSGLNETIHAVASGYGASFISSLAASPYVNRGELARVHVDGLLPVNSIALCTRKHGTYEPYVKEFISMARRNPHGFGKGSP; encoded by the coding sequence ATGAATTTGCATGCCCTCAAAATATGTTATACCGTTGCCCTGACAGGGAGCGTAACGAAAGCGGCGGAGAAGCTGAAAATAAGCCAGCCGGCCATTACGGCCCAGATCAAGAAATTCGAGAAGGAACTGGATGTCCCCCTGTTCGAGCCGAAAGGAAGGGGAGTCGCGCTGACGTCCATAGGACAAAAAATAATGAATCCGGCAAAGCGTCTCTTCGCGCTGGAAGGTCAAATCGAAGCGATGGCGGAAGAATACCGCACCCATCGCGGCGGCAAATTGCGTATCGCCGGTACCTACTTGGCAACGAGCTGCCTCATTCCAAGATGGGCTGCCCAATTCAAATGCAATCACCCGGAAATTGAGGTGCAGATCACAACGGCGAACACGCAGGATGCGCTGGAACAGCTCATCCATTATGCTGCGGATATCGCGATCTGCGGAGGAGAGTCAGAGAGTCATTCCGGGGAGGTGGAGCGGGAGGAGCTCTATCGGGATGAAGTGTGGTTCGTCGTCGCCCCCGGCCACAAATATGCGAACCGGCATATCTCCTTCCGTCTAATGATGACAGAGCCCTTCATTATGAGGGAGGAAGGGAGCGCCATTCGCGAGAGGCTGTTCGCCCTCTGCAAGACGTACATGGCAAGCCCTCCCGAAATCGCGCTCCAGTTCAGCGGTCTGAACGAGACGATTCATGCCGTCGCTTCCGGGTATGGAGCCAGCTTCATCTCTTCTCTGGCAGCCAGTCCGTACGTCAATCGGGGAGAGCTGGCCCGTGTTCATGTGGACGGGCTGCTCCCCGTCAATTCGATTGCCTTATGTACGCGCAAGCACGGAACATACGAACCATACGTTAAGGAATTTATATCGATGGCACGAAGAAATCCGCATGGCTTCGGGAAGGGAAGCCCTTAA
- a CDS encoding GNAT family N-acetyltransferase, translating to MKLIGSKVYVRPVEESDADRLLALEVKNRDFFQPFTGLREASFYTLQGQAERIKEAVEQSKEDKAYFFVICLRDCGQVIGEMMLTEVVRYNLQSCWLGYFLDQDHNGKGYMTEAVQLVVRYAFDELDFHRIEAGVMPHNIGSIKVLLKAGFHKEGLAKQNVKINGRWEDHQTLAIVNDDDAEEGKEAKKVRRSNPNTVASPVGPYTHLAVVPRGAELLVLSGQIGTDMNGDLPSDMNEQLYNTLQNILRILEGESVCADNIIKIKILATEEMDWDCFNEVWEKFHGGTAPSMTMSYVPALALPSLKVEIEAWAARW from the coding sequence ATGAAATTGATCGGAAGTAAAGTGTACGTCAGACCAGTCGAGGAGTCGGATGCGGATAGGCTGCTCGCTCTCGAAGTCAAGAACAGGGATTTCTTTCAACCGTTCACGGGGTTGCGGGAAGCGTCTTTTTATACGCTCCAAGGCCAGGCGGAGCGAATTAAAGAGGCGGTGGAACAAAGCAAAGAAGACAAAGCATACTTTTTTGTCATTTGCTTGCGGGATTGCGGCCAGGTTATTGGCGAAATGATGTTGACCGAAGTCGTCAGATACAACCTGCAAAGCTGTTGGCTTGGGTACTTTCTGGATCAGGATCACAATGGGAAAGGCTATATGACCGAAGCGGTTCAGCTTGTTGTCCGGTATGCTTTTGACGAACTGGATTTTCATCGCATCGAAGCGGGCGTCATGCCGCATAACATAGGTTCTATCAAAGTGCTGCTCAAGGCCGGGTTCCATAAGGAAGGGCTTGCCAAGCAAAATGTGAAAATTAACGGACGCTGGGAAGATCATCAGACATTAGCCATCGTAAACGACGACGATGCTGAGGAAGGGAAAGAGGCCAAAAAGGTTCGGCGCAGCAATCCGAATACGGTTGCCTCTCCCGTCGGCCCTTATACACATCTTGCCGTTGTCCCAAGAGGGGCGGAGTTGTTAGTTCTGTCCGGACAAATCGGGACCGACATGAACGGAGACCTGCCCTCGGATATGAACGAGCAGCTGTATAATACGCTGCAAAATATTCTGCGCATTTTGGAAGGGGAATCGGTATGTGCGGATAATATTATTAAAATCAAAATTTTGGCTACCGAAGAAATGGACTGGGACTGCTTCAATGAAGTGTGGGAGAAGTTCCATGGGGGGACCGCTCCTTCGATGACGATGTCCTATGTGCCGGCTCTGGCGCTTCCTTCTCTCAAAGTCGAAATCGAAGCATGGGCCGCCAGATGGTAA
- a CDS encoding GlcG/HbpS family heme-binding protein, whose amino-acid sequence MKLTLEAAKMLLAAAERKARELALSEVIAIVDEGANLLALHRMDNARIAAIDIAINKAWTSAAMKMPTSNLSEAALPGGPSFGINTTNQGRIVILGGGIPLVKKGIIVGGVGVSGGTSAQDIEVANAAVQAFESIHERGGSPIATVRIGTSNSTHPSPYFIRE is encoded by the coding sequence ATGAAACTGACATTGGAAGCCGCGAAAATGCTCCTCGCCGCCGCGGAACGGAAAGCTCGGGAGCTCGCTCTGTCGGAAGTGATCGCTATCGTGGACGAAGGGGCGAACCTTCTTGCGCTGCACCGGATGGATAATGCCCGGATCGCCGCTATCGATATCGCCATCAACAAAGCATGGACGAGTGCAGCGATGAAAATGCCGACATCCAATCTGTCGGAAGCGGCGCTTCCCGGCGGACCGTCCTTCGGAATCAACACGACGAATCAAGGAAGAATCGTGATTTTGGGCGGAGGGATCCCGCTTGTCAAGAAAGGGATCATCGTAGGGGGAGTCGGCGTAAGCGGCGGCACAAGCGCGCAGGACATTGAAGTGGCCAATGCCGCCGTGCAAGCGTTCGAGAGCATCCATGAGCGTGGGGGCTCGCCAATCGCAACTGTACGAATCGGCACGAGCAATTCAACGCATCCCTCGCCTTACTTCATTCGTGAATGA
- a CDS encoding helix-turn-helix domain-containing protein, which yields MTKAEMKKVLVVEKIIDGRMTNREGAAALGLSERQVIRMKKKYQSGEGAQELIHKNRGKKPCHALPNEVKERIVELFTAKYYGSNCCHFAEATASQ from the coding sequence TTGACGAAAGCAGAAATGAAGAAGGTACTCGTTGTGGAGAAAATCATAGATGGGCGGATGACGAACAGGGAGGGAGCGGCAGCGCTTGGTTTATCAGAGCGCCAAGTCATTCGAATGAAGAAAAAATACCAATCCGGAGAAGGAGCCCAAGAACTTATACACAAGAATCGAGGAAAAAAGCCTTGTCACGCCCTCCCCAATGAAGTGAAGGAACGAATCGTTGAGCTGTTCACAGCCAAGTATTACGGAAGCAATTGCTGTCACTTCGCTGAAGCAACGGCGTCGCAGTAA